A part of Pectinatus sottacetonis genomic DNA contains:
- a CDS encoding FAD-dependent oxidoreductase, whose product MKTVIIGGVAGGATTAARLRRRDESMQIVILEKGEYISYANCGLPYYIGDVIKERENLLVQTPEKMKAKFNIDVRVNNEVLQIEADKKSVLVKNLQTGKEYEESYDKLVIATGSSPLKPPIPGIKAKHIHTLWNIPDTDAIKKIVKDSKPAKAAVIGGGFIGLEMAENLHAAGIKVTLIEAMDQVMAPLDKEMAQLLHENIVQNDVELLLNDGVKSFEEQSDKTIITLNSGRKIDAELIILSIGVRPNSLLAKQAGLDINKRGGIVVNGYMQTTNKDIYAVGDVVEVDDPLLGGRTMIPLAGPANKQGRICADNIVGDTKVYEGTYGTAVAKVFDLNAASVGINEKRLMAMGKSKDRDYYTILINQKSHAGYYPNASNMILKMIFTAEGKIIGAQIVGQGGVDKRIDTIVAVMQMDGDIYSLQKLELAYAPPFSSAKDPVNMLGFVAENVLTGMVNFVSPAELDKMNNGKNDITVLDITEDIEFMVYHIANAYHIPLGQLRRRLAELDKNKPIVVYCAVGIRSYNAARILMQNGFKNVSVLEGGTNFYKSQHFTKPVIDVTLEKPVLVQPIQKKEKSTSYINEINIKSLDCNGLQCPGPIMKVNQIVRQMNDGETVKVSATDMGFVRDIKSWCDKTNNTLVKTERKDNQYIAYITKGTAAAAPVSAVGMPMVQEQPKGKTLIVFSNDLDRAFASFIIANGAAAMGRPVTMFFTFWGLNILRKSNPPAVKKSFIAKMFGSMMPRGTEKLTISKMNMGGIGTKMMKKIMHDKNVASLDELIAQAKASGVKMIACTMSMDVMGITKEELIDGIEFGGVASYLGDAEEANVNLFI is encoded by the coding sequence ATGAAAACTGTGATTATCGGTGGGGTAGCCGGAGGTGCCACAACAGCGGCAAGACTCAGAAGAAGAGATGAATCGATGCAGATTGTTATCTTGGAAAAAGGGGAATATATATCTTATGCTAACTGTGGTCTTCCTTATTATATAGGTGATGTAATAAAGGAAAGAGAAAACTTATTAGTGCAGACACCAGAAAAGATGAAGGCAAAGTTTAATATAGATGTACGTGTAAATAATGAAGTTTTACAAATAGAAGCAGATAAGAAAAGCGTTTTAGTAAAAAACCTGCAAACTGGTAAAGAATACGAGGAAAGTTATGATAAATTGGTTATAGCTACAGGTTCTTCACCGCTTAAGCCACCTATTCCCGGTATTAAAGCGAAACACATTCATACACTGTGGAATATTCCTGATACAGATGCTATTAAAAAAATAGTAAAAGACTCAAAGCCGGCTAAAGCTGCAGTCATCGGTGGCGGTTTTATCGGACTGGAAATGGCGGAAAATTTGCACGCAGCTGGTATAAAAGTTACTTTGATTGAAGCTATGGATCAGGTAATGGCTCCCTTAGACAAGGAAATGGCACAGCTTTTACATGAAAATATTGTGCAAAATGATGTAGAATTACTTTTGAATGATGGAGTGAAATCATTTGAAGAGCAGTCAGATAAAACAATAATAACCTTAAACAGCGGAAGAAAAATTGATGCGGAACTGATTATATTATCAATAGGAGTGCGGCCAAACAGCCTTTTGGCAAAACAGGCTGGATTGGATATAAATAAGCGCGGTGGTATAGTTGTAAATGGATATATGCAGACAACAAATAAAGATATTTATGCCGTAGGAGATGTAGTTGAGGTAGATGATCCCTTGCTGGGTGGCAGAACGATGATTCCCTTGGCTGGACCGGCTAATAAACAAGGGCGTATTTGTGCTGATAATATCGTGGGTGATACAAAAGTATATGAAGGAACTTACGGAACAGCAGTCGCTAAAGTTTTTGATTTGAATGCGGCTTCTGTGGGGATAAATGAAAAAAGATTAATGGCAATGGGAAAGAGTAAAGACCGCGATTATTATACGATTCTAATCAATCAGAAATCACATGCAGGTTACTATCCTAATGCATCAAACATGATTTTGAAAATGATTTTTACAGCTGAAGGGAAAATTATAGGAGCACAGATCGTAGGTCAGGGCGGTGTAGATAAAAGAATAGATACCATTGTCGCTGTTATGCAGATGGATGGTGATATTTATTCATTGCAGAAATTGGAGCTTGCCTATGCTCCGCCGTTTTCTTCAGCAAAAGATCCAGTTAATATGCTGGGGTTTGTTGCTGAAAATGTATTAACGGGCATGGTCAATTTTGTTAGTCCGGCTGAGCTGGATAAAATGAATAACGGTAAAAATGATATCACTGTTTTGGATATTACAGAAGATATAGAATTTATGGTATACCATATTGCCAATGCTTATCATATACCATTGGGACAGTTGCGTCGCCGTCTTGCAGAATTGGATAAAAATAAACCGATAGTTGTTTATTGTGCAGTGGGAATACGTTCCTATAATGCAGCTAGAATACTGATGCAAAATGGTTTTAAGAATGTATCGGTATTAGAAGGTGGTACAAATTTTTATAAATCACAGCATTTTACAAAACCAGTTATAGATGTAACATTGGAAAAACCAGTATTAGTACAACCAATTCAAAAAAAGGAAAAAAGTACTTCATACATTAATGAAATAAATATAAAGTCACTTGACTGCAACGGGCTGCAGTGCCCTGGCCCGATAATGAAAGTAAATCAGATCGTACGGCAAATGAATGATGGTGAAACCGTAAAAGTATCAGCTACAGATATGGGATTTGTTCGTGATATCAAGTCATGGTGTGATAAGACAAACAATACACTGGTGAAAACGGAACGAAAGGATAACCAATATATAGCGTATATTACAAAGGGAACAGCAGCTGCTGCACCTGTATCGGCAGTGGGAATGCCAATGGTGCAGGAACAGCCTAAGGGAAAAACCCTGATAGTATTCAGCAATGATCTTGATCGGGCATTTGCTTCTTTTATAATAGCAAATGGGGCAGCAGCAATGGGAAGACCAGTTACGATGTTTTTCACTTTTTGGGGGCTCAATATTTTAAGGAAAAGCAATCCGCCTGCAGTAAAGAAATCCTTTATAGCCAAGATGTTTGGCAGCATGATGCCGCGGGGAACGGAAAAATTGACTATTTCCAAGATGAATATGGGGGGGATAGGCACTAAAATGATGAAAAAAATTATGCATGATAAAAATGTTGCTTCACTTGACGAACTGATAGCGCAGGCTAAAGCCAGCGGGGTGAAGATGATTGCCTGCACAATGTCCATGGATGTAATGGGAATTACAAAAGAAGAATTAATAGATGGCATTGAATTTGGCGGGGTAGCATCATATCTTGGGGACGCAGAGGAAGCAAATGTAAATTTATTTATTTAA
- a CDS encoding Crp/Fnr family transcriptional regulator: MKEEIRKILKKSLTCWDKLSIRQQNLLIDNSSFVHYCKNEFIHNTDTQCMGIFFVKSGSMRIYINSSEGREITLYRLNNGSLCLLSATCVLKSITFDIYMDAITDCDVMKISPTVFSSVMNNNVYLEAFAYKEATERFSDIMWTLQQILFMSFDKRLALFLLNESKNTPAASINMTHEQIAKLLGSAREVVSRMLKYFSTEGLVKLSRGKITILNKTGLKKLL, translated from the coding sequence ATGAAAGAAGAAATACGTAAAATATTAAAAAAAAGTCTGACCTGCTGGGATAAACTAAGCATAAGACAGCAAAACCTATTAATAGATAATTCTTCATTTGTACATTACTGTAAAAATGAATTTATCCATAACACAGATACGCAATGCATGGGCATATTTTTTGTAAAATCAGGATCAATGAGAATTTATATAAACTCATCTGAAGGACGGGAAATAACCTTATACCGTTTAAACAACGGAAGTTTATGCCTTCTCTCTGCAACTTGCGTATTAAAAAGTATTACTTTTGACATATACATGGATGCTATAACTGATTGTGATGTTATGAAAATATCACCCACAGTTTTTTCTTCTGTAATGAACAATAATGTTTATCTTGAAGCATTCGCCTATAAAGAAGCTACTGAACGCTTTTCTGATATAATGTGGACTTTGCAGCAAATATTATTTATGAGTTTTGATAAAAGACTGGCTTTATTTTTATTAAATGAAAGTAAAAATACTCCTGCTGCCTCAATAAATATGACTCATGAGCAAATTGCCAAATTACTGGGCAGTGCCCGTGAAGTTGTAAGCAGGATGCTAAAATATTTTTCAACTGAGGGACTTGTTAAATTATCACGCGGTAAAATCACGATCTTGAATAAGACCGGACTAAAAAAGCTGTTATAA
- a CDS encoding phosphoethanolamine transferase encodes MVYKSIHIPSNFESLIRYALKKNTGFIIGVFVFNYLSIAWSLWQIKQYMVMLLDGILLLAGTLLLTLLLEAIPLPAIKKLFSNAFFYISSFLCLGEIFSIYNYNAVVGPGIVTAMLETNSREANEFFKMYVGWSWIIYILLFFIIAFLLKKNIFYKNFLISPRSKHNCTLWGIFSAGLISGAVIIFSYHSFIKSNLLDIPIVRVYAAAQTAVSNMETYKKLNQEFTFTNDIVQNNSTIPNIVFILGEATNRNHMHLYGYYLPNTPNLDAMKKENNIAVFTDCISPHSTTVAVLRDLFTFCDYESKKPWYKYNNLIDVMKAAGYKTYWLSNQESSGVWGNVALLYANHSNIHEFTTMRDSHEAATKFDSALFPLLDKAMLHSAPKNFYVLHLMGGHSLYYKRFPYVFSKFNKNDIHKNVSDEKKIVLAQYTNALYYNDYIVSSIIDRFKKLNAIVIYLPDHGETVYDDGSNFAGHVEENPNHYMLEVPMIIWASNKFKQTYPQKWTAIEQSVNRPYMTDDMIHTVLNIADIKTKEYVPSKSIINPAFDALRLRMVQGRNYDTTIRFEPAR; translated from the coding sequence ATGGTATATAAAAGTATACATATTCCTTCTAACTTTGAATCACTTATTCGCTATGCCCTCAAAAAAAACACAGGTTTTATCATAGGTGTATTTGTCTTTAACTATCTTTCTATTGCCTGGTCTTTATGGCAGATCAAACAATATATGGTGATGCTCCTTGATGGCATTTTATTATTGGCTGGAACTTTATTACTTACACTATTGCTCGAAGCTATTCCGCTGCCCGCCATAAAAAAACTATTTTCCAATGCCTTTTTTTATATAAGCAGTTTTTTATGCCTGGGAGAAATTTTTTCTATCTATAATTATAATGCTGTAGTAGGTCCTGGTATCGTGACTGCCATGCTGGAGACCAATTCCCGCGAAGCAAATGAATTTTTCAAAATGTATGTTGGCTGGAGCTGGATAATATATATACTTCTATTCTTTATTATTGCCTTCTTATTGAAAAAGAATATATTTTACAAGAATTTCCTTATTTCTCCCCGCTCAAAGCACAACTGCACATTATGGGGAATCTTCTCCGCAGGCCTCATTTCAGGAGCAGTTATCATCTTTTCCTATCATTCTTTCATTAAGAGTAATCTGCTTGATATCCCTATTGTAAGAGTATACGCAGCAGCACAAACTGCTGTTTCCAATATGGAAACATATAAAAAACTCAATCAGGAATTTACCTTCACAAATGATATCGTACAAAATAACAGTACTATCCCCAATATTGTTTTTATCCTGGGAGAAGCAACAAATCGTAACCACATGCATCTTTACGGCTATTATCTCCCTAACACCCCTAATCTTGATGCCATGAAAAAAGAAAATAATATTGCTGTATTCACCGACTGCATAAGTCCCCATTCTACAACTGTAGCTGTTTTACGCGATTTATTCACTTTTTGCGATTATGAATCTAAAAAACCATGGTACAAATATAATAATCTCATAGATGTGATGAAAGCTGCTGGCTATAAAACATACTGGCTTTCCAATCAGGAAAGCTCCGGAGTATGGGGAAATGTGGCTTTATTGTATGCTAATCACAGTAATATACATGAATTTACTACCATGCGTGATTCTCATGAGGCAGCTACAAAGTTCGACAGTGCTTTATTTCCCTTACTGGATAAGGCGATGCTCCATTCCGCACCAAAAAATTTCTATGTGCTTCATTTAATGGGCGGCCATAGTCTATATTATAAGCGTTTCCCCTATGTATTTTCCAAATTCAATAAAAATGACATCCATAAAAATGTTTCCGATGAAAAAAAGATAGTTCTGGCCCAATATACAAATGCTCTTTATTACAATGATTATATTGTCAGCAGTATAATTGATAGATTTAAAAAACTAAATGCCATCGTAATTTATCTTCCTGATCATGGCGAAACTGTCTACGATGATGGTAGTAATTTTGCTGGTCACGTAGAGGAAAATCCTAACCATTATATGCTGGAAGTTCCTATGATAATTTGGGCATCGAACAAATTTAAACAGACTTATCCACAAAAATGGACAGCTATAGAACAATCTGTTAACCGTCCCTATATGACTGATGATATGATTCACACCGTACTTAATATTGCCGATATCAAAACAAAAGAATATGTTCCATCGAAAAGTATTATCAATCCAGCTTTTGATGCACTTCGTCTGCGTATGGTCCAAGGCCGCAACTATGATACTACTATAAGATTTGAACCAGCCCGTTAA
- a CDS encoding valine--tRNA ligase produces MQDVSIPKVYDPQSFEKKWYKFWEDNKLFHAEVEKDKKPYSIVIPPPNVTGQLHMGHAMDNTIQDILIRFHRMQGYNTLWMPGCDHAGIATQAKVDAALREKGTSRHEIGRKKFVQKAWEWKEKFGNRIMYQLRSLGSSCDWDRERFTMDEGCSKAVREVFVKLYEEGLIYQGTRITNWCPHCNTALSDIEVEHKNEMGHLYHIRYQIEGTDKYIEIATTRPETMFGDTGVAVHPDDERYKNLVGSVLILPLVNRHIPLFADSYVDPDFGTGAVKVTPAHDPNDFEMGQRHSLEQILVINSDGTMAQNTGKYAGMDRYECRKKLISDLREQGYLLGIEEHEHAVGHCSRCDTTVEPMVSKQWFVKMESLAKPAIEAVKSGKIKFVPERFTKIYCNWLENIRDWCISRQLWWGHQIPAWYCQDCGETIVSRENDISICPKCGGHNLKRDEDVLDTWFSSALWPFETMGWPEQTEELKQFYPTSVLVTGYDIIFFWVARMVMMGLKFGGDIPFKHVFIHGLVRDSQGRKMSKSLGNGIDPVEVVEKYGADTLRFMLITGNTPGNDMRFYWERVESARNFANKLWNASRFMLMNLEEYDKGFIPDDAEYTLADKWILSCYAHTAESVTGNLEKFELGEAARSLYEFIWNEFCDWYIELSKARLYDKENPSRKVAQYVLSYVLEHTLRLLHPFMPFITEEIWQHIPHEGKSIMESSWPEYEADRIDDSSEKNMTAVMETIKVIRNMRAEVNAAPGKKSEVILNFSDEKTQAIFIANKEYLTVLAAAQPITVWKNGSAKPENAMTAVAEGIEIYLPLAGLINVDKEMGRLNKEKTKLDKEIERLAKKLSNKSFLAKAPAEIVEKEREKQKSYMDKRTSVNDRLSYLADL; encoded by the coding sequence ATGCAGGATGTTAGTATTCCAAAGGTCTACGACCCGCAGAGCTTTGAAAAAAAATGGTACAAATTTTGGGAAGATAATAAATTATTTCATGCTGAAGTAGAAAAAGATAAAAAACCTTATAGTATAGTAATACCACCACCAAATGTAACGGGACAGCTGCATATGGGACATGCCATGGATAACACTATCCAGGATATTCTGATTAGATTTCACCGGATGCAGGGATATAATACATTATGGATGCCAGGCTGTGATCATGCAGGAATCGCTACACAGGCAAAGGTGGATGCAGCACTAAGAGAAAAAGGAACATCCCGGCATGAAATAGGCAGGAAAAAATTTGTTCAAAAAGCATGGGAATGGAAAGAAAAGTTTGGCAATCGAATTATGTATCAACTGCGTTCTCTGGGATCTTCATGTGACTGGGACAGGGAACGTTTCACGATGGACGAAGGTTGTTCCAAGGCTGTTCGGGAAGTTTTTGTTAAGTTATATGAGGAGGGCCTAATTTACCAGGGAACACGAATTACGAACTGGTGTCCGCACTGTAATACGGCTTTGAGTGATATAGAGGTGGAACATAAGAATGAAATGGGACATTTGTATCATATCCGTTACCAGATAGAAGGCACGGATAAATACATTGAAATTGCCACGACCCGTCCTGAGACCATGTTTGGTGATACCGGGGTTGCAGTTCATCCTGATGATGAGCGTTATAAGAACTTAGTAGGCAGCGTGCTGATACTACCGTTGGTAAATCGTCATATTCCATTATTTGCTGACAGCTATGTTGACCCTGATTTTGGGACAGGAGCAGTAAAAGTTACACCGGCGCATGATCCCAATGACTTTGAAATGGGTCAAAGGCACAGTTTGGAACAAATCCTTGTAATAAACAGCGATGGAACAATGGCACAGAATACGGGAAAATATGCGGGGATGGATCGGTATGAATGCCGTAAGAAACTCATAAGTGATTTACGAGAACAAGGATATCTGCTGGGAATTGAAGAACATGAACATGCAGTGGGGCATTGTTCACGGTGTGATACTACAGTTGAACCAATGGTTTCCAAACAATGGTTTGTGAAAATGGAATCACTGGCGAAACCGGCAATTGAAGCAGTAAAAAGTGGTAAAATTAAATTTGTACCGGAACGGTTTACCAAAATTTACTGTAACTGGTTAGAAAATATTCGGGACTGGTGCATATCACGTCAATTATGGTGGGGGCATCAGATCCCGGCATGGTATTGTCAGGATTGCGGAGAAACTATTGTTTCTCGCGAAAATGATATCAGTATTTGCCCAAAATGCGGCGGCCATAATTTAAAGCGCGATGAAGATGTCCTGGACACATGGTTTAGTTCTGCTTTATGGCCATTTGAAACAATGGGCTGGCCAGAACAGACAGAAGAATTGAAACAGTTTTATCCAACTAGTGTTTTGGTTACCGGTTATGATATTATTTTCTTCTGGGTTGCCAGAATGGTAATGATGGGATTGAAATTCGGTGGTGATATTCCTTTTAAACATGTTTTTATTCATGGATTAGTCCGCGATTCACAAGGACGTAAAATGAGTAAATCCCTGGGTAACGGAATAGATCCCGTGGAAGTAGTTGAAAAATATGGAGCCGATACTTTACGGTTTATGCTGATAACAGGTAATACTCCGGGCAATGATATGCGTTTTTATTGGGAAAGAGTAGAAAGCGCTCGTAATTTTGCCAATAAATTGTGGAATGCATCACGGTTTATGCTGATGAATTTAGAAGAATATGATAAAGGATTTATTCCCGATGATGCTGAATATACATTAGCTGATAAATGGATTTTAAGTTGTTATGCTCATACAGCAGAATCAGTAACAGGAAATTTGGAAAAATTTGAGTTGGGAGAAGCAGCAAGATCTCTTTATGAATTTATCTGGAATGAATTTTGTGACTGGTATATAGAATTAAGCAAGGCACGGCTGTATGATAAGGAAAATCCGTCAAGAAAAGTAGCACAATATGTGTTAAGCTATGTATTAGAGCATACTTTGCGGTTACTGCATCCGTTTATGCCATTTATCACAGAGGAAATCTGGCAGCATATTCCCCATGAGGGAAAGAGTATAATGGAAAGCAGTTGGCCAGAATATGAGGCAGATAGAATTGATGACAGTTCAGAAAAAAATATGACAGCTGTAATGGAAACCATAAAAGTAATCCGCAATATGAGGGCAGAAGTTAATGCAGCCCCCGGCAAAAAAAGTGAAGTGATACTCAATTTCAGTGATGAAAAAACACAAGCGATTTTTATTGCCAATAAGGAATATTTAACAGTACTGGCAGCCGCTCAACCAATTACCGTATGGAAGAATGGCAGTGCCAAACCAGAAAATGCTATGACAGCTGTAGCAGAGGGAATTGAAATATATTTACCATTGGCTGGACTTATTAATGTTGATAAAGAAATGGGACGGCTCAACAAAGAAAAAACAAAATTGGACAAGGAAATAGAACGATTGGCTAAAAAGCTTTCAAATAAAAGCTTTTTGGCCAAAGCTCCAGCCGAAATAGTAGAAAAAGAAAGGGAGAAGCAAAAAAGCTATATGGATAAAAGGACATCTGTTAATGACCGATTATCTTATTTAGCGGATTTGTAA
- a CDS encoding bifunctional folylpolyglutamate synthase/dihydrofolate synthase, whose product MNYQETLDYLEELNKFGTKMGLNRIKRLLELLDEPQLKYKTIHVTGTNGKGSVCAMISEILRQSGIKTGLYTSPHLYSYTERMQINGVAVSEAVFANSISVVKTFADQMVSEGMESPTQFEVLTAAAFFCFAVNNVDYAVIEVGLGGLLDSTNVIIPEVSVITNVAFEHAALCGGTLEGIAHHKAGIIKDGVPVVTDAKGMTLDILHDEAVKKNTDLFIEDVDFQAKFIQHDNYEQEILFTSKLLGVSTEFSLDLLGEHQVRNSALAVMTAYLLAGDEQRITDGSIKIALENVKWPGRFECIDVKQKKIVIDGAHNPAGMSMLRQNLDKYFPEEQRIFVLGILKDKDIKVMLKTLLRPQDIVIATTPDSQRSAAPEDWAEMIDVKYVQVEKDRRQALTKAMGMTQSGSVLCLTGSLYLIGELRHVLLYEIKK is encoded by the coding sequence ATGAATTATCAAGAAACATTAGACTATCTCGAAGAATTGAATAAATTCGGGACTAAGATGGGGCTCAATAGAATTAAAAGATTACTGGAACTTCTCGATGAGCCGCAGCTCAAGTACAAAACTATTCATGTTACAGGGACTAATGGCAAAGGTTCTGTTTGTGCGATGATAAGTGAAATTCTCAGACAGTCAGGAATAAAGACGGGATTATATACTTCACCACATCTATATTCATATACGGAACGTATGCAAATAAATGGTGTAGCTGTATCAGAGGCAGTTTTTGCTAATAGTATTAGTGTTGTAAAGACTTTTGCTGATCAGATGGTAAGTGAAGGTATGGAATCACCAACACAATTTGAAGTTTTAACTGCTGCCGCATTTTTCTGTTTTGCGGTCAATAATGTCGACTATGCTGTTATTGAAGTGGGCTTAGGTGGACTGCTGGATTCTACTAATGTAATTATACCGGAAGTATCAGTAATAACAAATGTGGCTTTTGAGCATGCTGCTCTTTGCGGAGGAACATTAGAAGGAATTGCTCACCATAAAGCAGGAATAATAAAGGATGGTGTTCCTGTTGTTACTGATGCTAAGGGAATGACATTGGATATATTGCATGATGAAGCTGTGAAAAAGAATACGGATTTATTTATTGAAGATGTTGATTTTCAAGCAAAATTTATTCAGCATGACAACTATGAACAGGAAATTTTATTTACTTCAAAGCTTCTTGGTGTATCAACAGAGTTTTCACTTGATTTATTAGGTGAGCATCAAGTTAGAAACAGTGCACTGGCAGTGATGACAGCATATTTACTGGCTGGAGATGAACAGCGTATTACTGATGGAAGCATTAAAATAGCATTAGAAAACGTCAAGTGGCCAGGAAGATTTGAATGTATTGATGTCAAACAAAAAAAGATAGTTATTGACGGGGCTCATAATCCGGCAGGGATGTCTATGCTGCGCCAGAATCTTGATAAATATTTTCCCGAAGAACAAAGAATATTTGTATTGGGAATATTAAAAGATAAGGATATAAAAGTTATGTTGAAAACTTTACTGCGTCCGCAGGATATAGTAATAGCGACAACACCAGATTCACAGCGCAGTGCTGCCCCTGAGGATTGGGCAGAAATGATTGATGTAAAATATGTGCAGGTGGAAAAAGATAGACGGCAGGCATTGACTAAAGCTATGGGAATGACACAAAGTGGAAGTGTTTTATGCTTGACGGGTTCACTTTATCTTATTGGGGAATTAAGGCACGTTCTTTTATATGAAATCAAAAAATGA